TTTGGTACACAATGCCCGTTAGCAAGCCTTTGTTCGCCATCGAGTGGGACATTGCCATAATCTTATTGTGTTTGTCATAGCCTTCAATACTATCAACTGGTACGATATTTTGTTTGAACCAGTCATATGTGTTCACTTTATTAAAGGTTACACAGGGGCTAAATACGTTAATTAACGAGAAGCCTTTATGTTGTATCCCCTTTTCAATAACATCCGTCAGCCCTTTTAAATCACTAGATACGGACTGTGCGACAAAAGTAGCTCCCGCTGACAAGGCTAATTCGATAGGAGAAATAGCTTGTTCAATCGCACCAGCAGGGGTAGATTTAGTTACAAAACCTGCCGCAGAGCGAGGCGAAGTTTGACCTTTAGTAAGTCCATAGATCTGGTTATCCATAACAATATACGTAATATCCATATTACGTCGAATCGCATGAACAGTATGCCCCATCCCAATGGCGAAACCATCTCCGTCTCCACCAGATGCAATGACAGTTAATTCACGGTTTGCCATTTTTAGACCTTGGGCGATTGGTAAAGCTCGACCATGTACACCGTGGAAACCATAGCAATTGATATAACCAGAAATACGTCCTGAACAACCAATACCAGACACGACGGCTAAGTTTTCTGGTTCCAATCCCACGTTTGCTGCTGCCCGTTGAATTGCAGCTTGTACGGAGAAGTCACCACACCCTGGACACCAGTTTGGCTTGGTACTATTGCGAAACTCTTTGAACGTCGCCATCTTTTATCAGCCCC
This is a stretch of genomic DNA from Brevibacillus laterosporus DSM 25. It encodes these proteins:
- a CDS encoding 2-oxoacid:ferredoxin oxidoreductase subunit beta, with translation MATFKEFRNSTKPNWCPGCGDFSVQAAIQRAAANVGLEPENLAVVSGIGCSGRISGYINCYGFHGVHGRALPIAQGLKMANRELTVIASGGDGDGFAIGMGHTVHAIRRNMDITYIVMDNQIYGLTKGQTSPRSAAGFVTKSTPAGAIEQAISPIELALSAGATFVAQSVSSDLKGLTDVIEKGIQHKGFSLINVFSPCVTFNKVNTYDWFKQNIVPVDSIEGYDKHNKIMAMSHSMANKGLLTGIVYQNTEQQRYEDLVKGFDQEALVKKDLHLGEELFNQLQAEFA